Proteins encoded together in one Coffea arabica cultivar ET-39 chromosome 2c, Coffea Arabica ET-39 HiFi, whole genome shotgun sequence window:
- the LOC113721019 gene encoding zinc finger BED domain-containing protein RICESLEEPER 2, whose product MEIGSFRRVLNFVHIRPPRRGVEISDAVFKCAKEWGIEGKIHTISVDNASNNDVAVRLLKDDFGRCNKLLGRGKLFHVRCCAHILNLMVQDGLKDIVDICENIRDSVDFVNKSDGRALLFAEIAQHLQIPGNKLLHDCRTRWNSTYEMLNCAIKYKEVFPRFQVREPLYESCPSSEDWEKVEKVCTILEKFYTATHIISGSEYPTSNLFLPEILKVKKLLDARVNDEDDFVRSMITRMKLKFDKYWKECNLLMSIAAILDPKQKMRAIEFAFPKMYSAYETQENITYVRKAIFELYDEYVAMATSGSAGTGCSLNPASEIVCPPRATADYWDDLDEYCGELESDEPHKSELVDYLDKPRQLPRQNPKDFNCLDWWKINRSAYPVLSQLAADVLAIPITTVASEATFSAGTRVIDSYRASLAPETVQTLMCAGDWCRNLHGVKKKLKPQKALKEYELPNA is encoded by the exons ATGGAAATTGGAAGCTTCAGAAGAGTGTTAAATTTTGTTCATATTCGACCACCACGTCGAGGAGTTGAGATTTCGGATGCAGTTTTCAAGTGTGCAAAGGAATGGGGAATTGAGGGAAAAATTCACACTATTTCTGTGGACAATGCCTCAAACAATGATGTGGCCGTGAGATTGTTGAAAGATGATTTCGGGAGATGCAACAAGCTTTTGGGTAGAGGAAAACTGTTTCATGTTCGTTGTTGCGCCCATATCTTGAACCTTATGGTTCAAGATGGCTTGAAGGATATAGTAGATATTTGTGAAAATATTCGAGATAGTGTGGATTTTGTGAACAAGTCTGATGGTAGGGCATTGCTATTTGCAGAAATTGCTCAACACCTACAAATTCCTGGAAACAAATTGCTCCATGATTGTAGGACGAGATGGAATTCAACATATGAAATGTTGAATTGTGCTATAAAATATAAAGAGGTTTTTCCTCGTTTTCAAGTTCGAGAGCCCCTTTATGAGTCTTGTCCATCTTCAGAGGATTGGGAGAAGGTTGAGAAAGTTTGCACCATTTTAGAGAAGTTCTACACAGCCACACACATAATTTCGGGGAGTGAGTATCCAACTAGCAATCTATTCCTCCCTGAGATTCTAAAGGTGAAGAAACTCTTGGATGCACGAGTgaatgatgaagatgattttgtcCGGAGTATGATTACAAGAATGAAGCTCAAGTTTGACAAATACTGGAAAGAGTGTAATTTATTGATGTCCATTGCAGCTATCTTGGATCCCAAACAGAAAATGCGAGCAATAGAGTTTGCCTTCCCTAAGATGTATTCCGCATATGAAACTCAAGAGAATATCACATATGTTCGAAAAGCCATCTTTGAGCTTTATGACGAGTACGTTGCTATGGCTACAAGTGGAAGTGCAGGGACAGGTTGTTCATTAAATCCTGCATCCGAAATAGTGTGTCCACCTCGAGCAACTGCTGACTATTGGGATGATTTGGATGAGTATTGTGGTGAACTCGAATCCGATGAACCCCATAAGAGCGAGTTGGTGGATTACCTAGACAAGCCTCGCCAACTTCCTAGACAAAATCCGAAGGATTTCAACTGTTTAGATTGGTGGAAAATCAACCGATCAGCATACCCGGTACTCTCTCAGTTAGCGGCTGATGTATTGGCCATTCCTATCACTACCGTTGCATCTGAGGCCACCTTTAGTGCTGGAACTAGGGTGATTGATTCATACCGTGCTTCACTTGCTCCGGAGACAGTCCAAACATTAATGTGTGCAGGCGATTGGTGTAGAAATTTACACGGGgtcaaaaagaaattgaaa CCACAGAAAGCTCTCAAAGAATATGAGCTGCCCAATGCTTGA